The nucleotide window GGCGGTGAGCGTGTGGCGGTGGTCGAGGCGGTAGCGCGCCTGGACGCCCAGCTCGGGCCCGCCGAAGTTGGCCTGGGGCGCGGGGCGGTACACGAAGCGGTGGGCCCCGGCGCGCACCCGCAGCGCGAGCCGCACATCCGGGGCATACTCGGCGAAGGCGTTGGCCCCCAGGTCCGAGTAGGCCCGGCTGCCGCCCCGCCGGTCCTTGACGCGGCCCTCCACGCCCAGCCCCCACCGGGTGCCCAGGGCCACCGAGCCCTCGGCGGCCGCGGCCTGCACCAGCAGGTCCTCCTCGCCCCGGTCCAGGAACTTGCGGCCGCCCAGCTCGTAGCGGCCCACCAGCTGCGCGCGCTCCCCGGTGAGGCTGCCCTCGCCCACCGCCAGGAGGCTCAGGACGGCGTCCGGCTGGGGCGCCGGGCTCTGCGCGTCGGAGAAGTCCCGGAGGGGGTTGGAGTCCAGGGAGAGCCGGCCCGTGAGCCGCAGCGAGCCCCTCTTGTCGGCCGCGTGGCCGCGGGAGGCGGCCAGGAGCAGGAGCAGGAGGGGAGCGAGCAGAAGGCGGGGCACGTGCGCGCACCATACCGTGTGCCTTGCCCTCGCGCGCGCCCCACCCGTGACGCGGCGGGGGGCGCTCGTTACAGTCGCCCCATGCGCCGCCGTGTGTTGCTGTCCTGGATGGGGGCCTGTCCCCTGCTCGCCGCCTGCGGCCCCTCCTCCTTCAAGACGGAGCTGCGCGGGGAGACGGCCGTCCCGGCGGGCGTGCCCGGCACCCTCATGCGGCTCAACGCCTTTCCGGCCATTGGCAGCTTCGCGGCGCTCGACTTCGACGCGAACCAGGACTTCAAGAACCAGGATGTCTCCAAGGACGAGGTGGACTCCGTGCGGCTCCAGTCCCTGGAGGTCCGGCTGCTGAGCCCGGGCGGCGCGGACTTCGGCTTCCTGGACACGCTGGAGTTCTTCGCCAAGGCGGGGGACCTGGAGGTGCGCATCGCGCGCCGGCGGGGCATTGCCCAGCTGGGGCTGCAGGCCCCCTACCCGGTGCTGCGCATGGAGCTGGAGGATGAGGAGCTGCAGCCCTTCATCGCCGCGCCCTCCATGAGCCTTCTGGTGCGCGGCCGGGGCTGGCAGCCCGAGCAGGAGATCCGCCTCCAGGCGGTGGTGGTGCTGGGGGTGGAGGTGGGCTTCTTTTAAGGCCCGCCCCCGGGGCTCACTCCAGCTCGCGCACCTTGCGCTCCAGGGCGCTCGCGCGGGAGTCCAGCTCGCGGGCCAGCGACTCCAGCCGCTTCGCCTCGGCCTCCATCGCGGCCAGGTTCTCGAAGTCCCCTGCGGCCAGCTCCTGGGCGCGCACCCCTTGCACCTGGGGCCGGTGGTCCCGGGCCTGCACCGGAACGGGGGCCGTGGCGGGGGGCGCCGTGGGCCCCGGAACCCCGCCCACCTCGGGCAGGGGCAGGGGAGGTTCCCCGCCGCCCGGGGAGGTATCCACCGGGGTGTCCGCGGGGGGCGGCGCGGAGGGGGGGGGCCCCGCCGCCACCCCTTCGGTGTTCCCGTCCCGCGCGTCGAGCTGGGGCGAGAGGCCCGTGGCGCTCAGGCGCAGCCGCATGTTCCGGTCTTGCTCGTCGAACATGCGCTCCTCGCCGAGGAAGTCGCTCATCCGGCGCTCCAGCTCGCGCTCCTCGCGGACCTCGGTGATGCGGGACTTCAGGGCCGTGAGCCGCTGGCGCACCTTGTCGCCGGAGTCCCGCAGCGCGTCGGCCTGCTCCAGCAGGTCCGTGGGGTCATCGCTCGCCTCGGCGCGGCCCAGGGCCGGCACCCGCGAGGCGGGCAGCGCCGCGCGGACCGCTTCGCGCTCGGCCCGCAGCTCGCGCATGCGGGTCAGCAGGGTGGCGCGCCGGTTCCTGTCGCTGGTGGCATCCCACGCGGCGCGCGCCTGCTCCAGCGCCTCGGACAGCGCCGCGTGCAGCGCCAGGTGCGCCCGCTCCGACTCGCCCTCCGCGCCGGCCACCGCCTGCGCCAGCCCCGTCAGCTCGCCGCTCAGCTCCTGCGAGCGCCGCAGCGCCTGCTCCAGCTCGGGCCCCGCGGTGAGCCGCCCCTGCCGCTGCGCCTTGAGCGTCTCGATGCGCCCGGCCAGCCCGTTGAGCTCCTGGCGCAGGGCCTGCTGCCGCTCGCGCAGGGTGCGAACCGCCGTGCGCGCCTGCTGCGCCGTGCCGCGGCTGGCCTCCAGCCCCGTGGCGGCCCACGCGGGCGCCCCCAGCAGCAGGCACAGCAGCAGGCTTGGCAGGCGGAGCATCATCAAGGGGCTCCACCTAGCAAGGAGGGTGCCACGGGAAACCCCGTCCAGCACCTTCCGTTGAGGGCAGAAGCCCAGCCGTTCCGGGGGCTTCGGGGCCCGGCCGGGGGGCCGGGCAGGGGGGGCACATGGTGGAAAGTCATGGGCGCGGGCCACGGGACGATGGATTTTCGAGGGATCAGCCGTCCTCGGGCCGCTCCCCCTTGGAGATGAAGCCGTATTTCTCCAGCTTGTAATACAGGGCGGAGGTCTTGATGCCCAGGAGCCGGGCCGTCTCCGTCTTCACCTTGCCCGCTTTTTCATAGGCGCGGGCGATGAGCTGGCGCTCCAGGTCCTCGAGGATGTCCGGCAGGGGACGGTCGCCCTGGAGCACGGGCAGCCCGGTGGCATCCGTGCGCGACTGGGGGCTGCCCAGGTAGGCCGGCAGGTCCGCCTCGGTGAGCTGCTCGCCCTCGGCGAAGACGAGCGCCTGCTCCACGGCGTTCTCCAGCTCGCGCACGTTGCCGGGCCAGGCATGGCGGGTGAGCGCGCGCAGGGCGCCGTCGTCCAGGCCCGTCACGCGCCGGTTCACCCGGAGCGCATGCTTGGCCACGAAGTGGCGCGCCAGCGTCCCGATGTCCTCGGGGCGCTCGCGCAGCGGGGGCAGCAGCAGCGGGACGATGTGCAGCCGGTAGTAGAGGTCCTCCCGGAAGCGGCCCGCCTTCACCTCGGCCTGCAAGTCGCGGTGGGTGGCGCTCACCACGCGCACGTCCACCTTGAGCGTCTCCTCGCCGCCCACGCGCTGGATCTCCTTCTCCTGGAGCACGCGCAGGAGCTTCGTCTGCACGGAGGCGGGAATCTCCCCAATCTCGTCCAGGAAGAGGGTGCCCCCGTCGGCCAGCTCGAAGCGGCCGAGCTTGCGCTTCACCGCGCCGGTGAAGGCGCCGCGCTCGTGGCCGAACAGCTCGCTCTCCAGCAGCGTCTCGGCCAGGGCCGCGCAGTGCACCACCACGAAGGGGCCGTCCTTGCGCGGGGAGTGCTGGTGGAGCATGCGCGCCACGAGCTCCTTGCCCGTGCCGCTCTCGCCGCGCACCAGCACCGTGGCGTCGCTGGCGGCCGCCTTGCGCACCTGGGTGAGCAGCCGCTGCACCGGCTCGCTGTCGCCCACCAGGTGGCCGTGGGTGAGGGCCGCGTCCGCCTCGTGCGCCGCGGTGCGCGCCGTCAGCCGCTCCACCTGCCGGCGCGTGCTGGCCAGCTCCAGCCCCTTGTCCACCTTGGCGCGCAGCACCTCGGGGGCGAATGGCTTGGTGATGAAGTCGTAGGCGCCCTCCTGCATGGCCCGCACCGCCGTCTCGATGGTGCCGAAGGCCGTCACCACCATCACCACCACGGCGGGGTTCAGCGCCTTGAGCGCCTGCGTCACGGCGATGCCGTCCATGCCGTCCATCTTCAGGTCCGTGACGACCAGCTCGAAGGGCGTCTTCTTGTAGGCGGCCAGGCCGTCGGCGCCGGAGCGCACGGCGGAGACGGTGTGGCCAGAGCGCGTGAGGGTGAGGGTCATCCCCTCGCGCAGGGTGTCGTGGTCATCGATGATGAGGACGTGGGCCATGGGCAGGGGGCCTTCTCTTCCACTGAACAGCGGGCGCGCCACTAGAGCACACCCTCATTGGCTACCGGACATGCAGGGGACGTACCGGGCTGAGACCAGAAGGCACTGGCCAGGAAGGCGCCCGTGCGCTTTATCCCTGCCCCCATATGTCCGACACCGCCGCTTCCCTGGAAGAGCTGCTCGCGCGCCACGTCCCCGCGGATGCCAAGGAGCGCGAGGACCTCGAGCGCATGCGCGCCCTGGCCGCCTCCCTGGCCCAACCGTTCTCCCGGGCCCAGGCCCCGGCGCACTTCACCGCCAGCGCGGTGGTGGTGGACCCCACCGGGACGCGGGTGGTGCTGGTGCACCACGGCAAGCTGAAGCGCTGGCTCCAGCCCGGGGGCCACGCGGAGGCGGTGGACGGGCAGAAGCTGGAGGCCACCGCGCTGCGCGAGGCCCGCGAGGAGACGGGGTGCCAGGTGCGGCTGCACCCCTCGGCGCCCCGCCCCCTGGACGTGGACGTGCACGGCATTCCGGCCCGCAAGGACGAGCCCGGGCACCTGCACCTGGACGTGCGCTACCTGGTGGTCGGCGAGAACCCCGAGGCGCTCGCGCATGACCCCGCCGAGTCCCTGGGCGCGCGCTGGATGGGGTGGGACGAGGCCCTGGCGCTGGCGGACGAGGCGCCCCTGCGGCGCATGCTGGAGAAGGCTCGTACCGCGGTAGGGGCTGACTGAAGCTCAGGGAGCCCCCAACCTGGAGTTCGATATCACTTTATGAGACTTCACTAACGGTTAAAATTTCCTGTGTAGTTTAAAACACCACATGGCAGCTTGACGCCTTATTCCAGCGTGAATAAAACATTTCCCATCGCTCGGCTGCCTACCGAAAGGTCGGACAGCAGCCGCCGCCTCTCGCGATGATGACCAGGAGTGAAAATGTCGCCCGTTGTTCAGAACACCGAGCTCTTGACGAAGACCCCGCCACCGTCCGTGGTGGCCCGTCCAGCCAATGAGGTGGTGGCCCGGCGCTACAGTCCTCCTGCCCTCAAGCCCAGCCCACACCCGGAGTGGATGCAGGGGATGCTGACCTCGCTGCAGCCGGAATGGGAGGCTGCCTGCTGGCCGAGCATCTTCAGGGACACGGCCGCCGGGAAGCACCCGCCGCTGGTTCACTGGCAGCGTGTGCTGTCGAACTTCTTCTTCATCGTCGAGAGCTTCCCCAAGTACATGGGGCTGTCACTGGCGAAGACGACCTATGGCCAGCGCCCCGGCGACGCGAGCTCCCGCCGCTGGCTGCTGCAGAACCTGGGCGTCGAGGCGCGTCATGCCGAGTGGTACCTGGACTGGATGGTGGCCATCGGCGTGAACCCCGAGCAGGTGTTCACCGCCCAGCCCCTGCCGGAAATCGTCGCCCTGCACGAGCACCTGCTGGAGATGTGCACCCGGGGCACCCTGGCGGAAGGGGTGGCCGCCTCCAACTGGGCCATCGAGGGCGTGACGGGGGTGTGGACGGAGAAGTGCGAGAAGCCGTTCCGGGAGTATGCCCGGGACGGGGTCCGCATCGACGGCGTGTCGATGATGTGGCTCAAGGCGCACGCCCGGTATGATGACGCGCACCCCGAGGAGGCGCTGGAGATCATCAAGTCCGCGGTGGAGCCGGGCAGCCCGGAGTGCGAGCGCGTGGTGGCCGCGGCCCGCAAGTCGCTGACGCTGTACACGGCGGCCATCGAGGCTTGCTGCGCGATTTGAAGCGATGTGAGAGGGTCCGGGGTGGTTTCCCCCGCAGTGGCTCTTGCCGCCTGACGGTGTAGTGTTGGGACGGCTCGAAGCCGCGCGCTCGCCTTGCGGTGCGCACCCCAGGGGGACTGGGTGGTCATGGATACCTCTGACGCGAAGTTCGTAGGCTCTCTTTCCCGGCGCGGCCTGGGCATCTTCATGAGCCGGGTGCTGCCCGCGGCGCCCATCGCCGCCTACCTCAACGGCATGACCGTCGGGGTGGCTGGCCAGGACGGGCTGCTGGCCGTGGGGGCCGTGCTGCCCTTCATCATCCTGGGCCTGGGCATCGCCTACCCCTACCTGGTGCTGCGCTTCCTGATGCGCTCGGCCCTGCTGCCGCGCCAGGATGACCGGCCGGGGGACCGCCTGGCGCGCATCCTGCGCCTGCCCTGGCGCGGGGCGTTCTACTCCTCGGTGTTCGCCTGGACGATGGGCGGCTTCGCCTTCGCCCTGCCGGTGTGCCTGTACTTCGACAAGCCCCTGAACCGGGTGGTGATTGGCACCATCGTCGGGGTGTGCTGCGGCGTGGTGCTGATGTTCCCCATCGGCCTGGGGCTGGAGAAGCTCCTGTTCCCGGTGGCCCTGCAGGAGCGCAAGGCCCACCCCAATGCCCTGCTGGCGGGCGGCGGGGTGTTCTGGCCGCGGCAGTCCTGGTTCCTGCCCTTCACGTTCGTGGCCTCGCTGCTGGCCACGGTGATGCTGGGCAGCAGCGTGGTGGCCGTCAAGCTGATGAACTACCGCGAGGCGCTGCGCGCGGAGATCACCGCCGACGGCGGGGGCCACTCCGCCGCGAAGCTCCAGGAGCTGGGCAGCACGCTGTTCACGGAGCTGGCCTTCGCGCTGCCGTGGGTGTGCGGCCTGGTGCTCATCCTGCCGGGCATCACCGCGTGGCTGTTGGCGCGGCGGCAGGCCGAAGGGGCCGCGGCGGTGCGCGTGGCCATCGAGGGGCTGGCCGCGGGGCGCATCACCGCGCCCGAGTGGGTGTCCACCGACGAGATTGGCGAGCTGTCCGCCCAGCTCAACAACCTGCTGTCCCGGCTGCGGCAGATCCCCGAGACGCTGCACTCGTCGGCCACGCGGCTCGTGGCGGCCGGCAAGGATTTGACGGACGCCAACTCCGAGCAGGAGCAGAGCCTCAACCAGCAGGCGGCGGCCATCCAGGAGACGCAAGTCACCTCGCAGGAAATCAAGCAGACCTCGCAGATGACGGCCGAGCGGGCCGAGGCGATGCTCCGGGTGGCCAAGCGCGCCGAGGAGCTGGGCCACGAGGGCGAGGCCGCCATCGAGCAGAGCATGGTGGGGCTGTCGGCCTTCCAGCAGTTCGTGGAGGCCATGCAGGAGAAGCTCAACCGCCTGGCCGAGAGCGCCTCGCAGATCGGCGACATCACCGAGGCGGTGAAGGACATGGCGGACCAGTCCAACCTGCTGGCCGTGAACGCCGCCATCGAGGCGGCGCGCGCCGGCGAGGAGGGCAAGGGCTTCGCGGTGCTCGCCCGCGAGGTGCGCGCGCTGGCGGACCAGTCCGTCAAGAGCACCACGCGCATCCGCAACATCCTCAATGAAGTCATCGAGGCCATCGAGGCGGCGGCGACCATGGCGGCCCAGGGCTCGCGCGACATCGCCGACGGGCTGGATCAGATGCGCGCCTCCAGCAACAGCCTGCGCGAGCTGTCGCGCCTGTCCCAGGAGAACTCGGCGGCGATGCGGCAGATCGTCGCGGCGGTGAGCCAGCAGAACGCGGGCATCTCCCAGATTTTCGGGGCCATCGCGGACCTGTCGCAGATCATGGACTCCACGCTCAAGCGCCTGGAGTCCACGCAGCAGGCCACCGGCACGCTCCACGCGGTCTCGACCGAGGTGAGCGAGATGGCGCGCCGCTTCACGGTGAACTGAGCCGGGCAGGCAGGCATCCAGGCGGCTGGGGGCCGCATGGCTGGGCAGAGGGCACGCGGCCCCTGCCCGGTGGCCCGGACGGGGCCCGTGTGGGCCCTGCCAGACTGTTGAGCCGTGCACATGGTGGGGAGGACGCATGGGTGCGCCCATGCAGGAGTCCCTGCCCATGGCTTCGCCTTCCTCGACGGTGGTTCTGTCCCGGCACGCGCTGGACGCGGTGCTGTTCGATCTCGATGGGGTGGTGACGCGCACCGCGCGGGTGCACGCCGCCGCGTGGAAGCGGCTCTTCGATGCGTACCTGAAGGAGCACGCGCGGCGCACGGAGAGCCCCTTCCAGCCCTTCACGGACGAGGACTACCAGCGCTTCGTGGATGGCAGGCCCCGGCTGGAGGGCATCCGCTGCTTCCTGGAGGGCCGGGGCCTGTCGCTGCCCGAGGGGACGCCCGGGGACGGCCCGGAGGCGGACACGGTCCACGGCTTCGGGGCGCGCAAGAACGCCTACTTCCACGAGGCCCTGGAGCGCCAGGGCGTGGAGGTCTACCCGCCCGCGGTGCGGCTGCTGGAGCAGGTCCGGGCCGCGGGGTTCCGCACCGCGGTGGTGACCTCCAGCCGCAACGGCGAGGCGGTGCTGAAGGCCGCGGGGCTGGAGCACCTGTTCGACGCGCGGGTGGATGGGGTGGAGGCCGGGAGGCTGGAGTTGCCCGGCAAGCCCGCCCCGGACACGTTCCTGGAGGGGGCGCGGCGGCTGGGGGTGGCGCCCGGGCGCGCCGCGGTGCTGGAGGATGCCCGCTCCGGGGTGCAGGCGGGGAAGCGGGGAGGCTTCGGCTGCGTCATCGGCGTGCGCCGGTCCGGAAGCGAGGGGGCGCTGGTGAAGGCGGGAGCGGATGTGGAAGTGACGGAACTGTCGTCCGTGGCGGTGGAGGCGGATGTGGAAACGCGGCCCATGCAGGAGGTTCCCCTGGCGCTGGAGCGGCGCGAGGAGTGGATGCGGCGGATGACGGGCCGGGTGGCCGTCTTCCTGGACTACGACGGGACGTTGACACCCATCGTCCCGGTGCCGGAGGAGGCCCACCTCGGCGATGCGATGCGCGGCACGCTGGAGCAACTGGCCCGGCGGATTCCGGTGGCGGTGGTGAGCGGCCGGGACTTGCCCACGCTGAAGGGGTTCGTGCAGCTCCAGGGCCTGTACTTCGCCGGCAGCCACGGCTTCGACATCGAAGGGCCCGGGGGGCGCACCTTCCAGCAAGAGGAGGGCAAGGCCCTGCTGCCCGAGCTGGACGCGGCGGAGCGGGAGCTGAAGGCGGGGCTCGAGGGCATTCCGGGCGCGGGGGTGGAGCGCAAGCGCTTCAGCGTGGCGGTGCACTGGCGGCACGTGGAGGCCGCGCGGGTGCCCGAGGTGGAGCAGGCGGTGGCCGGGGTCCACGCGCGCCACCCGAAGCTGAGCCGGTCCGGCGGCAAGAAGGTGTTCGAGCTGCGGCCCGGCATCGACTGGCACAAGGGGCGGGCCGTGGAGTGGCTGCTGCACGCGCTGGGCCTGGAGGGCCAGGACGTGCTGCCGGTGTTCATCGGCGATGACCTCACGGACGAGGACGCGTTCCAGACGCTGAAGGGGCGGGGGCTGGGGCTGGTGGTGCGGGGAGACGAGGAGCGGCCCACGGCGGCGGACTACGCGCTGAGGGACGTGGAGGAGGTGCGAAGCTTCCTGGAGCTGCTCCTGGCCCACGCGGGGGGCACCGCGCGATGATGCCCGAGCATTGGCTGTTCGCCTACGAGGGCTTCGAGCCCGGGCAGGAGAAGCTGCGCGAGGCGCTGTGCACGCTGGGCAATGGGTACTTCGCCACGCGCGGGGCCGCGCCCGAGGCCGTCGCGGACGAGGTTCATTACCCCGGGACGTACCTCGCGGGCGGCTACAACCGGCTGAAGACGGAGCTGGCCGGGCGGGTGGTGGAGAACGAGGACCTGGTCAACCAGCCCAACTGGTTGCCGCTCACGTTCCGCATCGGGGATGGGGACTGGTTCAACGTGAGCACCGTGAAGGTGCGGGCGTACCGGCAGGTGCTGGACATGGCCCGGGGGCTGCTGCTGCGCACGGTGTCCTTCGAGGATGCCCAGGGCCGGCGCACGCGGCTCGAGCAGCGGCGCTTCGTGCACATGCGCCACAAGCACCTGGCGGGCCAGGAACTGGTGCTGGTGCCCGAGAACTGGAGCGGGCCGGTGCAGGTGCGCTCCGCGCTGGACGGGCGGGTCGTCAATGGCGGGGTGGCGCGCTATCAGCAGCTCGGCAACCGGCACCTCCGGGTGTTGATGGCGAAGGAAGTGGACGCCGAGACGCTGCTGCTGGAGGTGGAGACGGTGCAGTCGCGCCTGGGGGTGGCGGAGGCGGCGCGCACCCGGCTGTACCTCGACGGGCACCGCGCGGAGGCGCAGGGCCGGTTCGTCCAGGACGAGGGCTACCTCGCGCACGAGTTCACCGTGGAGGTGGAGGCGCGCCAGCGGCTCTCGGTGGAGAAGGTGGTGGCGCTGTACACGTCCAAGGATCCGGCCGTGTCCGAGGCCGCGATGGAGGCGCGCCACGAGGTGCAGCGCGCGCCCGGGCGCTTCGAGGAGATGGTGGCCACGCACGTCCAGGCGTGGGAGCACCTGTGGAACCGGAGTGATTTGGACCTGGAGCTGGCGAAGCCCAACGGCACCCACCGGGCGCTGCGGCTGCACATCTTCCACCTGCTGCAGACGGTGTCGCCGCACACGCTGGACCAGGACGCGGGGGTGCCCGCGCGGGGCTGGCACGGGGAGGCCTACCGGGGGCACATCTTCTGGGATGAGCTGTTCATCTTCCCCTTCCTCAACCTGCGGCTGCCGGCGCTGACGCGCGCGCTCTTGCGCTACCGCTACCGGCGGCTGGGGCGGGCGCGCGAGGCGGCGCACGAGGCGGGCTTCCAGGGGGCGATGTTTCCCTGGCAGAGCGGCAGCGACGGCAGCGAGGAGAGCCCCCGGCTGCACCTCAATCCGCGCTCGGGGCGCTGGCTGCCGGACGAGACGTGGCTGCAGCGGCACATCAACGCCGCCGTGGCGTACAACGTCTGGCAGTACTACCAGGCCACGGCGGACTCCGAGTTCCTGTACTTCCACGGGGCGGAGCTGCTGCTGGAGCTGGCGCGCTTCTGGGCGAGCGTGGCCGCGTGGAACCCCCAGCTGCGGCGCTACGAAATCAAGAAGGTGATGGGGCCGGACGAGTACCACACGGGGTATCCGGATCAGCCCGAGCCCGGGCTGAACAACAACTCCTATACCAACCTCATGGCGGTCTGGGTGCTGTGCAAGGGGTTGGAGGTGTTGAGTCTCCTGCCGGAGGAGCGGCGCGAGGAGCTGAAGGAAGTCCTGCGGCTGGAGCCCGCGGAACTGGCCCACTGGGAGGACGTGAGCCGGAAGATGCGGCTGGTGTTCCACGAGGACGGGGTGCTCAGCCAGTTCGAGGGCTACGAGCAGCTCCAGGAGTTCGACTGGGAGGGCTACCGCGCCCGCTACCGGGACATCCAGCGGCTGGACCGCATCCTGGAGGCGGAAGGGGACTCCCCCAACCGCTACAAGCTGTCGAAGCAGGCGGATGTGCTGATGCTGTTCTACCTGCTGTCCTCGGAGGAACTGCAGGAGCTCTTCGCGCGGCTCGGGTACCCGTTCGGCCAGGAGATGATTCCGAAGACGGTCGACTACTACCTGCAGCGCACCTCGCATGGCTCGACGCTGAGCGGGGTGGTGCACGCGTGGGTGCTGGCGCGCAGTGACCGGCCGCGCTCATGGCAGCTCTTCACCGAGGCGCTGCAGAGCGACATCTCGGATGTGCAGGGCGGGACGACCCAGGAGGGGATTCACCTGGGGGCCATGGCCGGCACGGTGGACCTCATGCAGCGGGCCTACACGGGCATCGAGGTGCGCGGGGACATGCTGCACTTCAACCCCCACCTGCCGGAGGGCATGCGGCGGCTGAAGTTCTCGCTGCGCTACCGCAAGCACCTGATGGACGTGGAGATTTCTCCCGGGGCGCTGGTGCTCACCAGCCGGTGGCGGTTCCAGGCGCCCCTCAAGGTGGCCGTGAGGGGCGCGTGCCACCTGCTCCAGCCCTCCGAGACGCGCCGGTTCCCCCTCGCGCAGGAGCCCTCCAGGGAGGACGCGCGCGAGGGCGAAGGGGCCAGCCCGTAGGGCGGCAGACGGGCTTCAGGACTTCTTGGCGGCCTCCTCCATCTTCTTGCGGAGGCTCAGGGGGCGCATGTCCGTCCACACCTCCTTGATGTACGCGAGGCACTCGTCCTTGGTGCCCGACTTGCCCGCGTCCTTCCAGCCCAGGGCGTTCTCGCGGTCCGCCGGCCAGATGGAGTACTGCTCCTCGTGATTGACCACCACCTTGTAGACGGTGGTGTCTTCCCGTTCGTCGCTCATGGGGGCATTGCACCCCAGGACCTGGCCCGATTCAACCCGTCTGTTGCTTGGGCGCGCCATTCCACTTGAGCAGCAGCAGCCCCACGGGAAGGGGAAGCCAGAGCGTGAAGCCGCGCAGGAGCAGCACCCCCGCGAGCGCGGCCTCCACCGGAACGTGGAAGAGGCTCAGCATGCCCACGGCGGCGGGCTCGAAGGTGCCCACCCCGCCGGGCAGGATGGACACCGTCTCGGCCACGGAGGCGATGAGGTAGCTGACCATGGCGCTGTCGAGCGGAATGGACTGGCCAATCGCCCGGAGGGTGGCGGCGAGCGTGCCGGCATCGAGCAGGAAGACCCCCAGGGTGCACACGGTGGCCTCCGCGAGCACGCGGGGGTTGCGCAGGAGCCCCGGGGGCACCTCGGCGAGGGCCCGCAGCAGCGCCTCCAGCCCGGGCACGCGCCGCGTCCACGGGCCCAGGGGCCGCTTCCGGGGGCGCGTCAGCAGCAGGAGCGCCACGGGGACGATGGCGAGCACGGCGGCGAAGGCGATGACGAGCCAGCGCACCAGCTCCGTCACCTGGTTGCGGGACCAGAGAAAGAGCATGCTGAGGCCCAGCGCGAGCGCCTGGGCCGCGTAGAGGCTCAAGGTGGCCACGAGCACGGAGGCCGCCGCGGCCCCGGCGGACGCGCCCCGCTTGCGCAGCCCCCGGGCCACCACCAGCGAGCCTCCGATGCCGCCGCTCGGCACGAGCTGGTCGAACGCCAGCTTCATCAGCGCCAGCCGGGCCAGGGTGAGCACCGGCGGGTGGAGGCCCGTGCGCATCAGCACGCGCTTCCAGAGGAAGGCCGTGCACAGGTATGTGCTCACCTGAAGCCCCAGCGCCACCAGCAGCCACGCGGGCCGCGCCTGGAGAAAGAGCTGTCCGAGCTGGCGCTCCTCCGAGGGGCGCTTGAGCACGAAGAG belongs to Stigmatella erecta and includes:
- a CDS encoding TetR family transcriptional regulator, translating into MMLRLPSLLLCLLLGAPAWAATGLEASRGTAQQARTAVRTLRERQQALRQELNGLAGRIETLKAQRQGRLTAGPELEQALRRSQELSGELTGLAQAVAGAEGESERAHLALHAALSEALEQARAAWDATSDRNRRATLLTRMRELRAEREAVRAALPASRVPALGRAEASDDPTDLLEQADALRDSGDKVRQRLTALKSRITEVREERELERRMSDFLGEERMFDEQDRNMRLRLSATGLSPQLDARDGNTEGVAAGPPPSAPPPADTPVDTSPGGGEPPLPLPEVGGVPGPTAPPATAPVPVQARDHRPQVQGVRAQELAAGDFENLAAMEAEAKRLESLARELDSRASALERKVRELE
- a CDS encoding sigma-54-dependent transcriptional regulator, whose product is MAHVLIIDDHDTLREGMTLTLTRSGHTVSAVRSGADGLAAYKKTPFELVVTDLKMDGMDGIAVTQALKALNPAVVVMVVTAFGTIETAVRAMQEGAYDFITKPFAPEVLRAKVDKGLELASTRRQVERLTARTAAHEADAALTHGHLVGDSEPVQRLLTQVRKAAASDATVLVRGESGTGKELVARMLHQHSPRKDGPFVVVHCAALAETLLESELFGHERGAFTGAVKRKLGRFELADGGTLFLDEIGEIPASVQTKLLRVLQEKEIQRVGGEETLKVDVRVVSATHRDLQAEVKAGRFREDLYYRLHIVPLLLPPLRERPEDIGTLARHFVAKHALRVNRRVTGLDDGALRALTRHAWPGNVRELENAVEQALVFAEGEQLTEADLPAYLGSPQSRTDATGLPVLQGDRPLPDILEDLERQLIARAYEKAGKVKTETARLLGIKTSALYYKLEKYGFISKGERPEDG
- a CDS encoding NUDIX hydrolase; its protein translation is MSDTAASLEELLARHVPADAKEREDLERMRALAASLAQPFSRAQAPAHFTASAVVVDPTGTRVVLVHHGKLKRWLQPGGHAEAVDGQKLEATALREAREETGCQVRLHPSAPRPLDVDVHGIPARKDEPGHLHLDVRYLVVGENPEALAHDPAESLGARWMGWDEALALADEAPLRRMLEKARTAVGAD
- a CDS encoding TenA family transcriptional regulator, which translates into the protein MSPVVQNTELLTKTPPPSVVARPANEVVARRYSPPALKPSPHPEWMQGMLTSLQPEWEAACWPSIFRDTAAGKHPPLVHWQRVLSNFFFIVESFPKYMGLSLAKTTYGQRPGDASSRRWLLQNLGVEARHAEWYLDWMVAIGVNPEQVFTAQPLPEIVALHEHLLEMCTRGTLAEGVAASNWAIEGVTGVWTEKCEKPFREYARDGVRIDGVSMMWLKAHARYDDAHPEEALEIIKSAVEPGSPECERVVAAARKSLTLYTAAIEACCAI
- a CDS encoding methyl-accepting chemotaxis protein, which encodes MDTSDAKFVGSLSRRGLGIFMSRVLPAAPIAAYLNGMTVGVAGQDGLLAVGAVLPFIILGLGIAYPYLVLRFLMRSALLPRQDDRPGDRLARILRLPWRGAFYSSVFAWTMGGFAFALPVCLYFDKPLNRVVIGTIVGVCCGVVLMFPIGLGLEKLLFPVALQERKAHPNALLAGGGVFWPRQSWFLPFTFVASLLATVMLGSSVVAVKLMNYREALRAEITADGGGHSAAKLQELGSTLFTELAFALPWVCGLVLILPGITAWLLARRQAEGAAAVRVAIEGLAAGRITAPEWVSTDEIGELSAQLNNLLSRLRQIPETLHSSATRLVAAGKDLTDANSEQEQSLNQQAAAIQETQVTSQEIKQTSQMTAERAEAMLRVAKRAEELGHEGEAAIEQSMVGLSAFQQFVEAMQEKLNRLAESASQIGDITEAVKDMADQSNLLAVNAAIEAARAGEEGKGFAVLAREVRALADQSVKSTTRIRNILNEVIEAIEAAATMAAQGSRDIADGLDQMRASSNSLRELSRLSQENSAAMRQIVAAVSQQNAGISQIFGAIADLSQIMDSTLKRLESTQQATGTLHAVSTEVSEMARRFTVN
- the otsB gene encoding trehalose-phosphatase translates to MASPSSTVVLSRHALDAVLFDLDGVVTRTARVHAAAWKRLFDAYLKEHARRTESPFQPFTDEDYQRFVDGRPRLEGIRCFLEGRGLSLPEGTPGDGPEADTVHGFGARKNAYFHEALERQGVEVYPPAVRLLEQVRAAGFRTAVVTSSRNGEAVLKAAGLEHLFDARVDGVEAGRLELPGKPAPDTFLEGARRLGVAPGRAAVLEDARSGVQAGKRGGFGCVIGVRRSGSEGALVKAGADVEVTELSSVAVEADVETRPMQEVPLALERREEWMRRMTGRVAVFLDYDGTLTPIVPVPEEAHLGDAMRGTLEQLARRIPVAVVSGRDLPTLKGFVQLQGLYFAGSHGFDIEGPGGRTFQQEEGKALLPELDAAERELKAGLEGIPGAGVERKRFSVAVHWRHVEAARVPEVEQAVAGVHARHPKLSRSGGKKVFELRPGIDWHKGRAVEWLLHALGLEGQDVLPVFIGDDLTDEDAFQTLKGRGLGLVVRGDEERPTAADYALRDVEEVRSFLELLLAHAGGTAR